The following coding sequences are from one Euwallacea fornicatus isolate EFF26 chromosome 8, ASM4011564v1, whole genome shotgun sequence window:
- the LOC136340819 gene encoding jerky protein homolog-like has product MASMSYKRKCLKLSEKVKIIEEVSLGAGVTQLAKKYGVSKATICKIKRMKRQLLQRTCNTFGGPGNRRTLKNAKAPKMENSLYKWFLQQRENHVPISGEILKERAKLLNQKLKETENFVASDGWLQRFKGRYGIRLLSISGEKLSAQPQLVQPFKEKLIKIIKELDLRMEQIYNADESGLYWKMLPEKTYAASYEKSAPGIKTEKQRITFLACTNANGSHKIKPLVIGKAQNPRSFKNFKVPVDYDCSKTAWMTSGIFLKWFHKRFVPQVKNFLKEQKLPIKALLLLDNAPCHPPEQQLRSRDGSIFVMYMPPNVTSIIQPMDQNIIRLTKLYYRKFLLSSVLSKNPQNISDALKKVTLREAVTDLHMAWSELNQETIAKCWNKLFSTNDEDNEEENVPLSVIRERLLSSVDSIVNSASLDVVNLLKVVNPNTVCTSADINIWNEDKLTNDATKDENSENDEDDSIEAKSLVTDAQAVHIFNEALDWAERKEVSYADILVLRKLRAQALEDNANRKFTQTKIADYFSSN; this is encoded by the exons ATGGCATCCATGtcgtataaaagaaaatgtttaaaattaagtgagaaagtgaaaattatagaAGAAGTTTCATTAGGCGCTGGAGTAACacaattagcaaaaaaatatggtgtatcaaaagcaacaatttgcaaaattaagcgCATGAAAAGACAACTTTTACAAAGAACGTGCAATACATTTGGAGGACCGGGAAATagaagaactttaaaaaatgcaaaggcacccaaaatggaaaattctctGTATAAGTGGTTTTTACAACAGCGGGAAAATCATGTTCCAATTAGTGGCGAAATACTTAAAGAGAGagctaaattgttaaatcaaaaactgaaagaaactgaaaatttcgttgCTAGTGATGGCTGGCTGCAACGATTCAAAGGAAGATATGGAATTCGACTGTTATCTATATCTGGTGAAAAATTATCAGCACAACCACAATTAGTAcaaccatttaaagaaaaattgataaaaatcattaaagagTTAGATTTAAGAATGGAACAAATTTACAACGCAGATGAAAGTGgtctttattggaaaatgttaccAGAGAAAACTTACGCTGCATCATATGAAAAATCTGCTCCGggtataaaaacagaaaaacaacGAATAACGTTTTTGGCCTGTACTAATGCTAATGGTTCACACAAGATAAAACCATTGGTAAtaggaaaagcacaaaatccacgatcatttaaaaattttaaagttcctgTTGATTATGACTGTTCAAAAACCGCCTGGATGACTAGCGGTATATTCCTGAAATGGTTTCATAAGCGCTTTGTTCCTcag gtaaaaaatttcctaaaagaaCAGAAGCTTCCAATAAAAGCGTTATTACTATTGGATAATGCACCATGTCATCCTCCAGAACAACAACTGAGGAGCAGAGAtgggtcaatttttgttatgtacaTGCCTCCTAACGTAACATCAATAATTCAACCAATGGACCAGAATATAATAAGACTAACAAAACTGTACTATCGaaagtttttactttcatCTGTTTTGTCTAAGAATCCTCAAAACATATctgatgctttaaaaaaagtaacattaaGAGAAGCTGTCACAGATTTACATATGGCCTGGAGTGAACTTAATCAGGAaactattgcaaaatgttggaaTAAGCTGTTTAGTACCAATGATGAAGataatgaagaagagaatGTTCCCTTAAGTGTAATTAGAGAACGTTTGCTATCCAGCGTTGACTCTATTGTCAATAGTGCATCATTGgatgttgttaatttattgaaagtagTGAATCCTAACACTGTTTGTACCTCAGctgatattaatatttggaaCGAGGACAAACTAACGAATGATGCTACTAAAGATGAGAACAGTGAGAATGATGAAGACGATTCCATTGAAGCAAAAAGTTTGGTGACTGATGCCCAAGCTGTACATAtatttaatgaagctttagattgggctgaaagaaaagaagtGTCATACGCGGatattttagttcttcgtAAATTACGGGCTCAGGCATTGGAAGATAATGCTAATCGCAAATTTACGCAGACTAAAATTgctgattatttttcttctaattaa